Proteins encoded within one genomic window of Gammaproteobacteria bacterium:
- the gmd gene encoding GDP-mannose 4,6-dehydratase, whose product MIKRKKVALITGVTGQDGAYLAEFLLNKEYIVHGIKRRASLFNTDRIDHLYRDRHEKEISFFLHHGDLTDSSSLIRIIQQTQPDEIYNLAAQSHVAVSFEEPEYTANSDALGALRILEAIRILGLEKKSRFYQASTSELYGLVQEIPQKETTPFYPRSPYAVAKLYAYWITVNYREAYGIYACNGILFNHESPIRGETFVTRKITRALARIKLGLQDCLYLGNLNAKRDWGHARDYVEMQWLMLQQEHPEDFVIATGVQYSVRDFVNIAAQELAMEIRWEGEGVDEKGYDRTGKCIIMIDPRYFRPTEVESLLGDPTKARKKLGWSPVTTFDQLVAEMVREEIKIAERDELVKEHGYKTMDHND is encoded by the coding sequence ATGATTAAACGAAAAAAAGTTGCCTTGATTACCGGTGTCACCGGTCAAGACGGGGCCTACCTCGCCGAATTTTTGCTCAACAAGGAATATATTGTTCATGGCATCAAACGTCGCGCTAGTCTTTTCAATACAGACCGCATCGATCATCTTTATCGTGATCGCCATGAGAAGGAGATCAGTTTTTTTCTCCATCATGGCGACCTGACAGATTCTTCAAGTTTGATTCGTATCATTCAACAAACGCAACCCGATGAAATTTACAACCTCGCTGCGCAGAGTCATGTAGCGGTCAGTTTCGAGGAACCGGAATACACTGCTAATTCCGATGCCCTGGGTGCCCTGCGTATCCTTGAAGCTATCCGCATCCTCGGACTAGAAAAAAAATCTCGATTCTATCAGGCCAGTACCAGCGAGCTTTATGGACTGGTTCAGGAAATTCCTCAAAAGGAAACTACGCCATTTTACCCGCGCAGTCCCTATGCGGTCGCCAAGCTCTATGCCTACTGGATTACGGTCAACTATCGTGAAGCCTACGGTATATATGCCTGCAATGGTATTCTTTTTAATCATGAAAGCCCAATTCGAGGTGAAACTTTCGTTACCCGAAAAATCACCCGCGCGCTGGCGCGTATTAAACTTGGCTTGCAAGATTGTCTCTATCTTGGCAATTTGAATGCAAAACGTGATTGGGGCCACGCCAGGGATTATGTCGAAATGCAGTGGCTGATGCTGCAACAGGAGCATCCTGAAGATTTTGTCATCGCCACTGGAGTTCAATATAGCGTTCGTGATTTCGTAAATATCGCAGCGCAAGAACTTGCCATGGAAATTCGTTGGGAAGGTGAAGGTGTCGATGAAAAAGGATATGATCGTACAGGGAAGTGCATCATCATGATCGATCCGCGCTATTTTCGACCCACGGAAGTCGAATCCTTGCTTGGTGATCCCACAAAAGCTCGTAAAAAACTTGGTTGGTCGCCAGTGACTACTTTTGATCAGCTAGTTGCAGAAATGGTCCGTGAAGAGATCAAGATTGCAGAGCGTGACGAACTCGTCAAGGAGCATGGATACAAAACCATGGATCACAACGATTAA
- a CDS encoding Isoprenylcysteine carboxylmethyltransferase family protein, giving the protein MNIDHGEQNPLSGYIGAVVVLVVSVAISLNKKANYIFIDFTLFQKLLLMLLFTLIAMLVAEFFGRKSYIKIGVVKLRPSVIPPNISYLLRSAFFRWLSLTFMFFIMWYCVKNHYYFTKEPFQLTRKFFDYVFLAYLILGYPYIVFTLHKKWGIFYEYNDYGILLMIAFKSTVNFIFQKNNHQYLARLKNRRIKKVFLVYLVNFFFGTLMIQFLLEEFRGFDKSLHQILADNFSTLSFFKQYHTWYLVFYYELFVIDVSIAIIGYFVASRWLDNRTRNVETTMSGWIAAIMCYPPMNTGFTNQFINYNSPATYNLITNEIALMIIMALILICFTIYVWATLVLGFRFSNLTNRGIITRGPYSVVRHPAYISKNLAWWLDNTFVLSNLWTSIALVVWNLIYILRGFTEERNLSQDPNYREYCETVKWRFIPKVF; this is encoded by the coding sequence ATGAATATTGATCATGGTGAACAAAATCCGCTATCTGGATATATTGGGGCGGTGGTTGTTCTTGTTGTTTCGGTAGCTATTTCTCTAAATAAAAAAGCCAACTATATTTTTATTGATTTTACTCTTTTTCAAAAACTTCTTCTTATGTTGCTGTTTACTTTAATAGCCATGTTGGTAGCGGAATTTTTTGGCAGAAAATCTTACATAAAAATAGGAGTCGTAAAATTACGGCCAAGTGTTATTCCGCCAAATATATCCTATCTTCTAAGGAGTGCGTTTTTTAGGTGGTTAAGTCTTACTTTCATGTTTTTTATTATGTGGTATTGCGTGAAAAATCATTATTATTTTACGAAAGAACCATTTCAATTAACGAGAAAATTTTTTGATTATGTTTTTTTAGCTTATCTTATATTGGGATATCCATACATAGTATTCACTCTTCATAAAAAATGGGGAATATTTTACGAATATAATGATTATGGCATTTTGTTGATGATAGCTTTTAAATCTACGGTTAATTTTATTTTCCAAAAAAATAATCATCAATACCTTGCGCGGCTCAAAAATAGAAGAATAAAAAAAGTTTTTCTGGTGTATTTGGTCAATTTCTTTTTTGGGACATTAATGATTCAATTTTTACTGGAGGAGTTTAGAGGATTTGATAAATCACTTCATCAAATACTTGCGGATAATTTTTCAACACTTTCATTTTTCAAGCAGTATCATACCTGGTATCTTGTATTTTATTATGAGCTGTTCGTGATTGATGTCAGTATTGCCATTATTGGTTATTTCGTGGCAAGCAGATGGCTTGATAATCGTACCAGAAATGTAGAAACCACTATGTCTGGCTGGATAGCAGCCATCATGTGCTATCCTCCGATGAATACCGGATTTACTAATCAGTTTATCAACTATAATTCGCCAGCCACATACAATCTCATTACCAATGAAATTGCGTTAATGATTATTATGGCGCTCATTCTTATCTGTTTTACTATATATGTATGGGCAACCCTGGTGTTAGGTTTTAGATTTAGCAATCTTACTAATCGTGGCATTATCACGCGCGGCCCATATAGTGTAGTTAGGCATCCCGCGTATATTTCAAAAAATTTGGCTTGGTGGCTGGACAATACTTTTGTATTGAGCAACCTTTGGACATCCATTGCACTTGTGGTCTGGAACCTTATCTATATATTGAGAGGATTCACCGAGGAAAGAAATTTATCTCAGGATCCAAATTACAGGGAATATTGCGAAACGGTCAAATGGAGGTTTATTCCGAAAGTCTTTTAA
- the galE gene encoding UDP-glucose 4-epimerase: MYILLTGGTGYIGSHTAVVLAEAGHHLVLYDNLSNSNASVAQYIKSLLSVTDEAIQFVKGDIRDTALLINTLQRYKIDAVIHFAGLKAVGESLEKPIEYYDNNIGGTISLLQAMRAVNIKTLVFSSSATVYGNPRYLPIDEDHPTSATNPYGRSKLHIEEMLSDVANSDENWRIACLRYFNPVGAHESGLIGENPNGIPNNLMPYITQVAIGKLPWLNIYGNDYPTPDGTGIRDYIHVMDLSEGHLASLNYLSSRESSLNIFNLGTGQGYSVLEMVNAFSDASGRDVPYKIVPRRHGDVAVCYAKVNKSAAQLQWKARRGLQEMCASSWKYQINNANMPALTEAAPKSVHH; this comes from the coding sequence ATGTACATTCTTCTTACTGGTGGAACAGGTTATATCGGTAGCCACACTGCGGTGGTGCTTGCCGAGGCGGGACATCACCTTGTATTGTACGATAATCTCAGTAACAGCAATGCCAGTGTAGCGCAATACATTAAAAGCCTGCTTTCAGTAACCGACGAAGCAATTCAATTTGTAAAGGGTGATATTCGTGACACTGCTCTCCTAATCAACACCCTGCAACGATACAAAATTGACGCGGTAATTCACTTTGCAGGTTTAAAAGCGGTAGGTGAATCGCTTGAAAAACCGATAGAGTATTACGATAACAATATTGGTGGAACCATCAGCTTGTTGCAGGCAATGCGCGCGGTGAATATTAAAACCTTGGTGTTTAGCAGTAGCGCCACGGTCTATGGTAATCCACGGTACTTGCCCATTGATGAAGACCATCCCACGAGTGCGACCAATCCCTACGGTCGCAGTAAGCTCCATATTGAAGAAATGCTAAGTGATGTCGCAAACTCCGATGAAAATTGGCGTATTGCCTGTTTACGCTATTTTAACCCGGTAGGAGCACATGAGAGCGGTCTAATTGGAGAAAATCCTAATGGCATTCCCAATAATCTCATGCCCTATATCACGCAGGTGGCGATTGGCAAGTTGCCATGGCTTAATATATATGGTAACGACTACCCGACACCGGATGGCACTGGAATACGGGACTACATTCACGTCATGGACTTATCCGAAGGGCATTTGGCGAGCTTGAATTATCTCAGCTCACGGGAATCCTCATTGAATATTTTCAACCTTGGGACCGGTCAAGGTTATAGCGTGCTCGAAATGGTCAATGCCTTCTCAGACGCCAGCGGTCGAGACGTGCCTTATAAAATTGTCCCGCGCCGTCATGGAGATGTTGCCGTTTGTTACGCGAAGGTAAATAAATCTGCAGCGCAATTACAATGGAAAGCCCGCCGTGGCTTGCAAGAGATGTGCGCTAGTAGCTGGAAATATCAAATTAATAATGCCAACATGCCGGCATTGACAGAAGCCGCACCGAAAAGTGTGCATCACTAA